In one window of Camarhynchus parvulus chromosome 18, STF_HiC, whole genome shotgun sequence DNA:
- the LOC115911418 gene encoding myosin heavy chain, skeletal muscle, adult-like: protein MIRSEESFVKGTITSRESGKVTVKTEGGETLTVKEDQIFSMNPPKYDKIEDMAMMTHLHEPAVLYNLKERYAAWMIYTYSGLFCVTVNPYKWLPVYNPEVVLAYRGKKRQEAPPHIFSISDNAYQFMLTDRENQSILITGESGAGKTVNTKRVIQYFATIAASGDKKKEEKSSGKMQGTLEDQIISANPLLEAFGNAKTVRNDNSSRFGKFIRIHFGATGKLASADIETYLLEKSRVTFQLKAERSYHIFYQIMSNKKPELIDMLLITTNPYDYHFVSQGEVTVPSIDDQEELMATDSAIDILGFTADEKTAIYKLTGAVMHYGNLKFKQKQREEQAEPDGTEVADKAAYLMGLNSADMLKALCYPRVKVGNEYVTKGQTVQQVNNSVGALAKAVYEKMFLWMVVRINEQLDTKQPRQYFIGVLDIAGFEIFDFNSFEQLCINFTNEKLQQFFNHHMFVLEQEEYKKEGIEWTFIDFGMDLAACIELIEKPMGIFSILEEECMFPKATDTSFKNKLYDQHLGKSNNFQKPKPAKGKAEAHFSLVHYAGTVDYNITGWLEKNKDPLNETVIGLYQKSSVKTLALLFANYGGADAEASGGGGGGKKGGKKKGSSFQTVSALFRENLNKLMTNLRSTHPHFVRCIIPNETKTPGAMEHELVLHQLRCNGVLEGIRICRKGFPSRVLYADFKQRYKVLNASAIPEGQFIDSKKASEKLLSSIDVDHTQYKFGHTKVQTSPFTACLGFLEEMRDEKLAQLITRTQARCRGYLARVEYQRMVERRESIFCIQYNIRAFMNVKHWPWMKLFFKIKPLLKSAESEKEMANMKEEFEKTKEELAKSEAKRKELEERKWQLVKQKNPMASPHQEADALADAEERCDQLIKTKIQLEAKIKEVTERAEDEEEINAELTAKKRKLEDECSELKKDIDDLELTLAKVEKEKHATENKVKNLTEEMAALDETIAKLTKEKKALQEAHQQTLDDLQAEEDKVNTLTKAKTKLEQQVDDLEGSLEQEKKLRMDLERAKRKLEGDLKLAQDSIMDLENDKQQLDEKLKKKDFEISQIQSKIEDEQAVGMQFQKKIKELQARIEELEEEIEAERTSRAKAEKHRADLSRELEEISERLEEAGGATAAQVEMNKKREAEFQKMRRDLEEATLQHEATAAALRKKHADSTAELGEQIDNLQRVKQKLEKEKSELKMEIDDLASNMESVSKAKANLEKMCRTLEDQLSEIKTKEEEHQRMINDLNAQRARLQTESGEYSRQVEEKDAMVSQLSRGKQAFTQQIEELKRHLEEEIKAKSALAHALQSARHDCDLLREQYEEEQEAKGELQRALSKANSEVAQWRTKYETDAIQRTEELEEAKKKLAQRLQDAEEHVEAVNAKCASLEKTKQRLQNEVEDLMIDVERSNAACAALDKKQKNFDKILAEWKQKYEETQAELEASQKESRSLSTELFKMKNAYEESLDHLETMKRENKNLQQEISDLTEQIAEGGKAIHELEKVKKQIEQEKSELQASLEEAEASLEHEEGKILRLQLELNQVKAEIDRKIAEKDEEIDQMKRNHLRIVESMQSTLDAEIRSRNEALRLKKKMEGDLNEMEIQLSHANRKAAEAQKNLRNTQAVLKDTQIHLDDALRTQDDLKEQVAMVERRANLLQAEIEELRAALEQTERSRKLAEQELLDASERVQLLHTQNTSLINTKKKLETDISQIQSEMEDTIQEARNAEEKAKKAITDAAMMAEELKKEQDTSAHLERMKKNLDQTVKDLQHRLEEAEQLALKGGKKQIQKLEARVRELEGEVDAEQKRSAEAVKGVRKYERRVKELTYQSEEDRKNILRLQDLVDKLQMKVKSYKRQSEEAEELSNVNLSKFRKIQHELEEAEERADIAESQVNKLRAKSREFHQEDRRGRVRMSRGSQVT, encoded by the exons ATGATTAGAAGTGAG GAATCCTTTGTGAAAGGGACAATCACGAGCAGGGAATCGGGCAAAGTCACTGTCAAGACTGAAGGGGGAGAG ACCCTAACTGTGAAAGAAGATCAAATCTTCTCCATGAACCCTCCCAAGTATGACAAAATCGAGGACATGGCCATGATGACCCACCTGCACGAACCCGCTGTGCTGTACAACCTCAAAGAGCGTTACGCAGCCTGGATGATCTAC ACCTACTCGGGTCTCTTCTGCGTCACTGTCAACCCCTACAAGTGGCTGCCGGTGTACAACCCCGAGGTGGTGTTGGCCTACCGAGGCAAGAAGCGCCAGGAGGCCCCTCCACACATCTTCTCCATCTCTGACAATGCCTATCAGTTCATGCTGACTG ATCGTGAGAACCAGTCCATCCTGATCAC CGGAGAATCCGGGGCCGGGAAGACTGTGAACACCAAGCGTGTCATCCAGTACTTTGCAACAATTGCAGCCAGTGGagacaagaagaaggaggagaagtcATCAGGCAAAATGCAG GGAACGCTTGAGGATCAAATCATCAGCGCCAACCCACTGCTGGAGGCCTTTGGAAACGCCAAGACCGTGAGGAACGACAACTCCTCACGCTTT GGCAAATTCATCAGAATCCATTTTGGTGCCACAGGCAAACTGGCTTCTGCTGATATTGAAACTT ATCTGCTGGAGAAGTCCAGAGTCACTTTCCAGCTCAAGGCGGAAAGGAGCTACCACATCTTTTATCAGATCATGTCCAACAAGAAGCCAGAGCTAATTG ACATGCTCCTCATTACCACCAACCCCTACGATTACCACTTTGTGAGTCAAGGGGAGGTCACTGTCCCCAGCATTGATGACCAGGAGGAGCTGATGGCTACAGAT AGTGCCATTGACATCCTGGGCTTCACTGCAGATGAGAAAACAGCCATCTACAAGCTGACAGGGGCTGTCATGCACTATGGGAACCTGAAGTTCAAGCAGAAACAAcgagaggagcaggcagagcctgatGGCACAGAAG TTGCTGACAAGGCTGCCTACCTGATGGGTCTGAACTCAGCTGACATGCTCAAGGCTCTCTGCTACCCCCGAGTCAAGGTGGGGAATGAATACGTGACCAAGGGCCAAACTGTGCAGCAG GTGAACAATTCAGTGGGTGCCCTGGCAAAGGCTGTGTATGAGAAGATGTTCCTGTGGATGGTTGTTCGCATCAACGAACAGCTGGACACGAAGCAGCCCAGGCAGTACTTCATTGGTGTCCTGGACATTGCTGGCTTTGAGATCTTTGAT TTCAACAGCTTTGAGCAGCTGTGCATCAACTTCACCAATGAGAAACTGCAACAGTTCTTCAACCACCACATGTtcgtgctggagcaggaggagtaCAAGAAGGAGGGGATTGAATGGACATTCATTGATTTTGGGATGGACCTGGCTGCCTGCATTGAGCTCATTGAGAAG CCCATGGGCATTTTCTCCATCCTGGAAGAGGAGTGCATGTTCCCCAAGGCAACTGACACCTCTTTCAAGAACAAGCTCTATGACCAGCACCTGGGCAAGTCCAACAATTTCCAGAAGCCCAAGCCTGCCAAAGGCAAGGCTGAGGCCCACTTCTCCCTGGTGCACTATGCTGGCACTGTGGACTACAACATCACTGGGTGGCTGGAGAAGAACAAGGACCCTCTGAATGAAACTGTCATTGGGCTGTACCAGAAATCATCTGTGAAGACCCTGGCTTTACTCTTTGCCAACTATGGTGGAGCAGATGCAG aggctAGTGGTGGCGGTGGTGGTGGCAAGAAGGGAGGCAAGAAGAAGGGTTCTTCTTTCCAGACTGTCTCAGCTCTTTTCCGG GAGAATCTGAACAAGCTGATGACCAATCTGCGGAGCACTCACCCCCACTTTGTGCGCTGCATCATCCCCAATGAGACTAAAACACCTG GTGCCATGGAGCACGAGCTGGTGCTGCACCAGCTGCGCTGTAACGGCGTGCTGGAAGGGATCAGGATCTGCAGGAAAGGGTTCCCCAGCAGAGTCCTCTATGCTGACTTCAAACAGAG ATACAAGGTGCTTAATGCCAGTGCCATCCCTGAGGGACAGTTCATCGATAGCAAGAAGGCTTCTGAGAAGCTTCTTAGTTCAATCGATGTGGACCACACCCAGTACAAATTTGGACACACCAAGGTACAAACATCCCCATtcactgcctgcctggg GTTCCTGGAGGAGATGAGGGATGAGAAGCTGGCACAGCTCATCACCCGCACCCAGGCCAGGTGTAGGGGCTACCTGGCGAGGGTGGAGTACCAGAGAATGGTGGAGAGAAG GGAATCCATCTTCTGCATCCAGTACAACATTCGTGCATTCATGAATGTCAAACACTGGCCATGGATGAAGCTGTTCTTCAAGATCAAGCCCTTGCTGAAGAGTGCAGAATCTGAGAAGGAAATGGCCAACATGAAGGAAGAGTTTGAGAAAACCAAGGAGGAGCTTGCAAAGTCTGAGGCAAAGCGGAAGGAGCTTGAGGAGAGAAAATGGCAACTTg TCAAACAAAAGAATCCCATGGCATCTCCCCACCAGGAAGCAGATGCTTTGGCTGATGCAGAGGAAAGGTGTGACCAGCtcatcaaaaccaaaatccagctggaagCCAAAATTAAGGAAGTGACTGAAAGGGCTGAggatgaagaagaaattaatgctGAGCTGACAGCCAAGAAGAGGAAGCTGGAGGATGAATGTTCAGAGCTGAAGAAAGATATTGATGACCTTGAGCTAACACTGGCCaaggtggagaaggaaaaacatgCCACTGAAAACAAG GTGAAAAACCTGACTGAGGAGATGGCAGCTCTGGATGAGACCATTGCCAAGCtgacaaaagagaagaaagccCTCCAAGAGGCCCATCAGCAGACCCTGGATGacctgcaggcagaggaagaCAAAGTCAATACTCTGACCAAAGCCAAGACCAAGCTGGAACAGCAAGTAGATGAT CTGGAAGGGTCCCTGGAGCAAGAGAAGAAACTGCGCATGGACCTGGAGAGAGCAAAGAGGAAACTGGAAGGAGACCTGAAGCTGGCCCAGGACAGCATCATGGATTTGGAGAATGAtaagcagcagctggatgagAAACTGAAGAA GAAAGACTTTGAAATCAGCCAGATCCAGAGCAAGATCGAGGATGAACAAGCCGTGGGCATGCAATTTCAGAAGAAGATCAAGGAGCTGCAG GCCCGcattgaggagctggaggaggaaattGAGGCAGAGCGAACCTCTCGTGCTAAAGCAGAGAAGCATCGCGCTGACCTGtccagggagctggaggagatcAGCGAGCGCCTGGAAGAAGCAGGAGgggccacagcagctcaggtggAGATGAACAAGAAGCGTGAGGCAGAGTTCCAGAAGATGCGCCGTGACCTGGAAGAGGCCACGCTGCAGCACGAAGCCACGGCTGCCGCCCTGCGCAAGAAGCACGCggacagcacagctgagctgggcgAGCAGATCGACAACCTGCAACGCGTGAAgcagaagctggagaaggagaaaagtgaGCTGAAGATGGAGATTGATGACTTGGCCAGCAACATGGAGTCTGTCTCCAAAGCCAAG GCCAACCTGGAGAAGATGTGCCGCACACTGGAAGATCAGCTGAGTGAGATTAAAACCAAGGAAGAAGAGCATCAGCGCATGATCAATGACCTCAATGCTCAAAGAGCTCGTCTGCAGACAGAGTCAG GTGAATATTCACGTCAGGTGGAAGAGAAAGATGCTATGGTTTCTCAGCTGTCAAGAGGCAAACAGGCTTTCACCCAGCAGATTGAGGAACTCAAGAGGCATCTAGAGGAAGAGATAAAG GCCAAGAGTGCCCTGGCCCATGCCCTGCAGTCCGCTCGCCACGACTGTGACTTGCTCCGGGAACAAtatgaggaggagcaggaggccaAGGGGGAGCTGCAGCGAGCCCTGTCCAAGGCCAACAGTGAAGTGGCCCAGTGGAGAACCAAATACGAGACGGACGCGATTCAGCGCACGGAGGAGCTTGAGGAGGCCAA GAAGAAGCTGGCCCAGCGCCTGCAGGATGCAGAGGAGCATGTTGAGGCTGTCAATGCCAAATGTGCCTCCCTGgaaaagacaaagcagaggctgcagaatgAAGTGGAGGACCTGATGATTGATGTGGAGAGATCCaatgctgcctgtgctgctctggataAGAAGCAGAAGAACTTTGACAAG ATCCTGGCAGAATGGAAGCAGAAGTATGAGGAAACgcaggctgagctggaggcCTCGCAGAAGGAGTCGCGCTCTCTGAGCACGGAGCTGTTCAAGATGAAGAATGCCTATGAGGAGTCCTTGGACCACCTGGAAACAATGAAGCGGGAGAACAAGAACTTGCAGC AGGAGATTTCCGACCTCACGGAGCAGATTGCGGAGGGAGGAAAGGCGATTCATGAGCTGGAGAAAGTGAAGAAGCAGATTGAGCAGGAGAAATCTGAACTGCAAGCCTCCCTGGAGGAAGCTGAG GCCTCCCTGGAACATGAGGAGGGGAAGATCCTGCGCCTGCAGCTTGAGCTCAACCAAGTGAAGGCTGAGATTGACAGGAAGATAGCAGAGAAAGATGAGGAGATTGATCAGATGAAGAGGAACCACCTCAGAATTGTGGAGTCCATGCAGAGCACCCTGGATGCTGAGATCAGGAGTAGGAATGAAGCCCTGAGGCTGAAGAAGAAGATGGAGGGAGACCTGAATGAAATGGAGATCCAGCTGAGCCATGCCAATCGCaaggctgcagaggcacagaagAACCTGAGGAacacccaggctgtgctcaAG GACACCCAGATACACTTGGATGATGCTCTCAGGACACAGGATGACCTGAAGGAGCAGGTGGCCATGGTGGAGCGCAGAGCAAACCTGCTGCAGGCTGAAATTGAGGAGCTccgggcagccctggagcagacGGAGCGGTCGAGGAAAttggctgagcaggagcttCTGGATGCAAGTGAAAGAGTACAGCTCCTCCACACCCAG AACACCAGCCTGATCAACACCAAGAAGAAGCTGGAAACAGACATTTCCCAGATCCAGAGTGAAATGGAGGATACCATCCAGGAAGCCCGCAATGCTGAGGAGAAGGCCAAGAAGGCCATCACAGAT GCGGCCATGATGGCAGAAGAGCTGAAGAAGGAGCAGGACACCAGTGCCCACCTGGAGAGGATGAAGAAGAACCTGGACCAGACAGTGAAGGACCTGCAGCACCGTCTGGAAGAGGCCGAGCAGTTGGCActgaagggagggaagaagcagATCCAGAAGCTGGAGGCCAGG GTGCGGGAGCTGGAAGGGGAGGTTGATGCTGAGCAGAAGCGCAGCGCTGAAGCCGTGAAGGGTGTGCGCAAGTACGAGCGCAGGGTGAAGGAACTCACCTACCAG TCTGAGGAAGACAGGAAGAATATCCTGAGGCTGCAGGATCTGGTGGACAAGCTGCAAATGAAAGTGAAATCCTACAAGAGACAATCTGAGGAGGCT GAGGAGCTGTCCAATGTCAACCTGTCCAAGTTCCGCAAGATCCAGCACGAGCTGGAGGAGGCCGAGGAGCGGGCTGACATTGCAGAGTCACAGGTCAACAAGCTCCGAGCCAAGAGCCGCGAGTTCCATCAGGAAGATAGAAGAGGAAGAGTGAGGATGTCACGAGGCAGCCAAGTGACCTGA